Proteins encoded within one genomic window of Nonomuraea gerenzanensis:
- a CDS encoding CAP domain-containing protein: protein MRRPLGALAAVLSLAACAPSTGGTQGAAPAALPEATTPAPASTPAPSPKRTPSPESDKCRVSVVSPAITALTIRTSATRRECVRPALMRVRIKRAVPGEDPVVKSGATRNDRLTLKMPCKAGTYYAVATDYRNDTATSEPVRLTCPTPTPTPTATPAPTRTRTSTARKTEQPVASVGSALENEVVRLTNAERADGGCRPLTHDAKLRRAALGHSADMANNDYFDHDSQDGRDMVDRIRATGFAGSAWAENIAMGQRSAAAVVRDWMNSDGHRRNIMNCSYTHIGVGAARNAQGQIYWTQDFAAR, encoded by the coding sequence ATGCGACGACCCCTGGGGGCACTCGCCGCCGTGCTCAGCCTCGCCGCCTGCGCCCCGTCCACGGGCGGGACGCAGGGCGCCGCTCCCGCGGCACTGCCTGAGGCGACCACACCCGCTCCCGCTTCCACTCCGGCACCCTCCCCGAAGCGGACGCCCTCCCCCGAGTCGGACAAGTGCCGCGTCAGCGTGGTCAGCCCGGCCATCACCGCGCTGACGATCCGGACCTCGGCGACCCGCCGCGAGTGCGTGCGCCCGGCGCTGATGCGCGTCCGCATCAAGCGCGCCGTCCCCGGCGAGGATCCCGTCGTCAAGAGCGGCGCGACCAGGAACGACCGCCTCACCCTGAAGATGCCCTGCAAGGCGGGCACCTACTACGCGGTCGCCACCGACTACCGCAACGACACCGCCACCTCCGAGCCCGTCCGGCTGACCTGCCCCACCCCCACCCCCACCCCGACCGCCACCCCGGCGCCCACGCGCACCCGCACCTCCACGGCCAGGAAGACGGAGCAACCGGTGGCCTCCGTCGGATCGGCGCTGGAGAACGAGGTCGTCCGGCTGACCAACGCCGAGCGGGCCGACGGCGGCTGCCGCCCGCTCACGCACGACGCGAAGCTGCGCAGGGCGGCGCTCGGGCACTCGGCCGACATGGCGAACAACGACTACTTCGACCACGACTCCCAGGACGGCCGCGACATGGTCGACCGCATCCGCGCCACCGGCTTCGCCGGCTCGGCCTGGGCGGAGAACATCGCGATGGGGCAGCGGTCGGCGGCCGCGGTGGTCCGGGACTGGATGAACAGCGACGGCCACCGGCGCAACATCATGAACTGCTCGTACACGCACATCGGGGTGGGCGCGGCCAGGAACGCGCAGGGCCAGATCTACTGGACGCAGGACTTCGCCGCCCGCTGA
- a CDS encoding CHRD domain-containing protein: MKKRTLAVPGLAVATAMIAGSVTPVSASSSTPVYLAASLAGKNEVPAPGTKAGDGDGSALAVFRIHGQRVDYAVRWQNVKAPSGFHIHRGAAGENGEVRIPFFATALPAQLHAVKGTVIVKDRNLLGRILGNPQNWYANLHNAEFGGGAVRAQLHRVRPVSMESVLAHGFGHTLTARADGRQEVRAPGTKVGDGNGRAAWLVQPEGRRVWFAAAWKKIAAPTAAHIHRAPKGSNGPVVVPFFEAKGGLPAGVTGLAGSATTSAAVSRRIWNNPGNWYANLHNAKFPGGAVRGQLYRGDW, translated from the coding sequence ATGAAGAAGCGCACCCTCGCTGTCCCCGGTCTGGCCGTCGCCACGGCCATGATCGCCGGCTCTGTCACCCCGGTCTCCGCGTCGTCGAGCACCCCCGTGTATCTCGCCGCCTCCCTCGCGGGCAAGAACGAGGTCCCCGCCCCCGGCACGAAGGCCGGCGACGGGGACGGGAGCGCGCTCGCCGTGTTCCGCATCCACGGGCAGCGGGTGGACTACGCGGTGCGGTGGCAGAACGTGAAAGCGCCCAGCGGGTTCCACATCCACCGGGGCGCGGCGGGCGAGAACGGTGAGGTCAGGATCCCGTTCTTCGCCACGGCGCTGCCCGCCCAGCTGCACGCGGTCAAGGGCACCGTCATCGTCAAGGACCGCAACCTGCTCGGCCGCATCCTCGGCAACCCGCAGAACTGGTACGCCAACCTGCACAACGCCGAGTTCGGCGGCGGCGCCGTCCGCGCCCAGCTGCACCGCGTCCGGCCGGTGTCCATGGAGTCGGTGCTGGCCCACGGCTTCGGCCACACGCTCACCGCACGCGCCGACGGCCGGCAGGAGGTCCGCGCCCCCGGCACGAAGGTCGGCGACGGCAACGGGCGCGCGGCCTGGCTGGTGCAGCCGGAGGGCCGGCGCGTGTGGTTCGCCGCCGCCTGGAAGAAGATCGCGGCCCCGACCGCGGCGCACATCCACCGCGCGCCCAAGGGCAGCAACGGCCCCGTCGTGGTGCCGTTCTTCGAGGCCAAGGGCGGGTTGCCGGCCGGCGTCACCGGGCTCGCGGGCAGCGCCACGACGTCCGCGGCCGTCTCCCGCCGCATCTGGAACAACCCCGGGAACTGGTACGCCAACCTGCACAACGCCAAGTTCCCCGGGGGCGCGGTACGCGGCCAGCTCTACCGAGGGGACTGGTGA